A region of Allocoleopsis franciscana PCC 7113 DNA encodes the following proteins:
- a CDS encoding CHASE2 domain-containing protein, protein MLKASLGCRLKQWFDGERPVLKAAAGVTAAIILLRLMGLLQSSELAAFDQLFSLRPKEPIDPRIVIVEIREQDLKQAGQWPISDRLMAELLMKLNSYQPRTIGLDIYRDLPVPPGHEEFIKASNTIPNLIGIEKLADQTSFGASLGVAPPKVLHQRQQIGFNNVVVDNDGKVRRSLLYWHVAGKPRQSFALKLALIYLEAEGITPKAAKSNPNYLQLGESVFPAFQANDGGYARTDSKGYQVLVNFRHPGSFRILSMADVLENRVDPSWMRDRIVLIGSTAPSLQDFFYVPYSNSLIGSAQPMSGVEINANFISQILSSVLEKRPLIKVWSNPVEMLWIFSWTFLGAELIWHMRWRSRFAQGHQFRRSQRTLPRRASVRLLLASMVLGGICYLAFWVGWWLPFVPALLGLIGSAVFITNHLAHIQEELKRSKEFLQTVINTIPDPVFVKDKDHRWIILNQAYCKFIGYPLETLMEKSDYDIFPQHEAESFWTQDELVFQTSQPQESEEKFTDAFGTTHLISTKKSLHKDAAGNLFLVGIIRDITERKRAEEALRQTAEELTRSNQELKLSEDRLRYLAYHDPLTGLANRKQFHERLSHSLTWAQSNNQLVALMFIDLDGFKQVNDTLGHDIGDQLLKIVAQRLTHTVRSSDIVSRLGGDEFTVILCNIAKVEYAAQIAGKILENLSQVFVLDGHNIFVTGSIGISIYPHDGEEEESLIKNADTAMYRSKQLGRNQYQFADSL, encoded by the coding sequence ATGTTAAAAGCAAGTCTAGGTTGCAGACTAAAGCAGTGGTTTGACGGCGAACGTCCAGTTTTAAAAGCTGCTGCTGGCGTTACAGCCGCTATTATTCTTCTCCGTCTCATGGGGTTACTACAGTCATCGGAGCTTGCCGCTTTCGACCAACTGTTCTCCCTGCGTCCAAAAGAACCCATTGATCCTCGGATTGTTATTGTTGAAATTAGGGAACAAGACCTAAAGCAGGCAGGGCAATGGCCGATTTCTGACCGCTTAATGGCTGAGCTGCTGATGAAGTTAAACAGCTATCAACCCCGCACAATTGGTCTGGATATTTACCGAGATTTACCCGTTCCACCGGGGCATGAAGAATTTATTAAAGCTTCTAATACTATTCCCAATTTGATTGGGATTGAGAAACTTGCAGATCAAACAAGCTTTGGCGCGAGTTTGGGCGTTGCCCCCCCAAAGGTATTACATCAACGCCAACAAATTGGGTTCAATAATGTTGTAGTAGACAACGATGGTAAAGTGCGTCGGAGTTTACTCTATTGGCATGTGGCTGGCAAACCCCGCCAAAGTTTCGCGCTCAAGTTGGCTTTAATCTATTTAGAGGCAGAAGGCATTACTCCCAAAGCGGCTAAGAGCAATCCTAACTATTTGCAACTGGGTGAGAGTGTTTTTCCTGCCTTCCAAGCCAATGATGGGGGTTATGCACGAACGGATAGTAAAGGGTATCAAGTGTTAGTTAACTTTCGACACCCCGGTAGCTTTCGCATCCTTTCCATGGCAGATGTGCTGGAAAATCGAGTTGATCCGAGTTGGATGCGCGATCGCATTGTTTTGATTGGTTCAACCGCACCGAGTTTACAAGATTTCTTTTACGTCCCCTATAGCAATAGTTTGATCGGTTCAGCACAACCGATGTCTGGGGTTGAAATCAATGCTAATTTTATCAGTCAAATCCTGAGTAGTGTTCTTGAAAAACGACCCTTAATCAAGGTTTGGTCGAATCCGGTGGAGATGTTATGGATTTTTAGTTGGACGTTTTTGGGTGCTGAACTGATTTGGCACATGCGCTGGCGAAGTCGTTTCGCTCAAGGACATCAGTTCCGACGAAGCCAAAGAACATTACCTCGACGTGCCTCTGTGCGTCTCCTGTTAGCCAGTATGGTACTGGGTGGCATCTGTTACCTAGCTTTTTGGGTGGGTTGGTGGTTGCCATTCGTCCCTGCTCTGCTTGGACTCATCGGTTCGGCGGTGTTTATTACTAACCATCTGGCTCACATTCAGGAAGAATTAAAGCGCTCCAAAGAATTTTTGCAGACCGTTATTAATACTATTCCTGATCCAGTTTTTGTTAAAGATAAAGACCATCGTTGGATTATTTTAAATCAGGCATATTGTAAGTTCATCGGCTATCCTTTAGAAACTTTAATGGAAAAGTCAGATTATGATATTTTTCCCCAGCATGAAGCCGAAAGTTTTTGGACTCAAGATGAACTTGTCTTTCAAACCAGTCAACCCCAGGAATCTGAAGAAAAATTTACGGATGCTTTTGGCACAACTCATCTAATTTCTACCAAAAAATCTCTCCACAAAGATGCAGCAGGCAATCTTTTCTTGGTTGGTATTATTCGAGACATCACAGAGCGGAAACGAGCGGAAGAAGCCCTCAGACAAACGGCTGAAGAATTGACTCGTTCTAACCAGGAACTCAAACTTTCAGAAGACCGATTGCGTTATCTGGCTTATCATGACCCCCTCACTGGTCTTGCCAATCGCAAACAGTTCCACGAACGCCTGAGTCATTCTTTAACTTGGGCGCAAAGCAATAATCAGTTGGTCGCACTCATGTTTATTGATTTAGATGGTTTTAAACAGGTCAATGATACTTTGGGGCATGATATCGGTGACCAACTGTTGAAAATTGTGGCTCAACGACTCACACATACTGTACGCAGTAGTGATATTGTCTCGCGTTTGGGGGGTGATGAGTTTACTGTGATTCTCTGCAATATTGCAAAAGTGGAGTATGCCGCCCAAATTGCCGGAAAGATTTTAGAAAATTTGTCTCAGGTTTTTGTATTAGATGGGCATAATATTTTTGTAACGGGCAGTATTGGAATTAGTATTTATCCTCATGATGGGGAAGAGGAGGAAAGTTTAATTAAGAATGCTGACACTGCGATGTATCGGTCTAAACAACTCGGTCGGAATCAATATCAATTTGCTGATTCTTTATAG
- a CDS encoding TauD/TfdA dioxygenase family protein encodes MLTVQQHSRLGKEILQDCNLAQLTTQQGQHLKQSLWEHGVIVVRKQKLTATQLKDFAIQTFGDSTLGRRPKPLDPEIDPDLQSPGVSILGNPKGISQEVVGKFTWVWHHDKDHLPKTEGLDMNSLYVVMLYGVEIPLEGTDGQPHTTNFLDLVEAYHNLDSQLKQQLEQLSMYHLSPISPQPGEEIPRKLHPIVSTHKVTGRKGLYLGSDTSILLGLEEKLEEAKQYWQNLFGAILDCTPVYAHVWQPGDIVFWDNSQVMHTGMPYDAEKYQRIALRVGVVHNT; translated from the coding sequence TTGTTGACGGTACAGCAGCATTCAAGACTGGGCAAAGAAATCCTACAAGATTGTAATCTTGCACAGTTGACAACCCAACAAGGCCAGCATTTGAAGCAATCTCTTTGGGAACATGGGGTGATTGTTGTCAGAAAGCAAAAACTGACAGCAACCCAGTTGAAGGATTTTGCCATACAGACATTCGGTGACTCAACCCTCGGTCGTCGTCCCAAGCCCCTAGACCCTGAAATTGATCCAGACTTACAAAGTCCTGGAGTCTCTATTTTAGGGAATCCCAAAGGGATTTCTCAGGAGGTCGTGGGTAAGTTTACTTGGGTGTGGCATCACGACAAAGACCATCTCCCCAAAACAGAGGGACTGGATATGAATAGCCTTTATGTCGTGATGCTTTATGGTGTGGAAATCCCTCTGGAAGGAACGGATGGACAGCCTCACACCACTAACTTTCTTGACTTGGTGGAAGCTTACCACAATCTCGATAGTCAGCTAAAGCAGCAATTAGAGCAACTTTCGATGTATCATCTGTCTCCTATCTCTCCACAGCCAGGAGAAGAGATTCCCCGAAAATTACATCCCATTGTCTCCACTCACAAAGTCACTGGGCGCAAAGGGTTATATTTGGGTTCCGATACTTCGATTCTTTTGGGGCTAGAAGAAAAACTTGAAGAAGCTAAACAGTATTGGCAGAATTTGTTTGGGGCAATTTTGGACTGTACGCCAGTTTACGCCCATGTTTGGCAACCTGGAGATATTGTGTTTTGGGATAACTCTCAAGTCATGCACACAGGTATGCCTTACGATGCCGAGAAATATCAGCGGATTGCCCTGCGTGTTGGTGTTGTCCATAACACCTAG
- a CDS encoding Uma2 family endonuclease has protein sequence MSTLSSPSTANPTETLSEQSPEKKTWTDAEFMALPKDGHRYELVNGELIDMGNSGAKHGYVAVILSAALFNHVFSRKLGAVMDSSTAFKMKSGNKRSPDISFIDKQRLQGMEELPDSFLEGAPDLAVEILSPGNTVEEMHNKIVEYFENAARLVWVIHPNEYYVLVYCSPQPDRLLKSTDLLDGEEVIPGFTFAVSELFQKLSF, from the coding sequence ATGTCTACTTTAAGCTCACCCTCAACCGCCAACCCAACAGAAACCCTGTCTGAACAATCTCCTGAGAAAAAAACCTGGACAGATGCCGAATTCATGGCGCTGCCAAAAGATGGGCATCGATACGAACTGGTTAATGGAGAACTGATCGATATGGGAAATTCGGGTGCAAAGCATGGCTATGTTGCAGTGATCTTGAGTGCGGCTTTGTTTAATCACGTCTTTTCCAGAAAACTTGGGGCTGTTATGGATTCCAGCACCGCCTTCAAAATGAAATCCGGTAATAAACGCTCTCCCGATATTTCCTTTATTGATAAACAGCGACTACAAGGAATGGAAGAACTGCCTGATAGTTTTTTAGAAGGTGCCCCCGATTTAGCCGTAGAAATCCTTTCTCCCGGCAATACTGTTGAAGAAATGCACAACAAAATTGTGGAATATTTTGAGAACGCTGCCCGTCTGGTGTGGGTGATTCACCCTAATGAATATTACGTTCTAGTCTATTGTTCGCCTCAACCCGATCGCCTGCTCAAATCCACTGACTTGCTTGATGGAGAAGAAGTTATTCCTGGTTTTACCTTTGCTGTATCAGAGTTATTCCAAAAACTTTCCTTTTAA
- the ggt gene encoding gamma-glutamyltransferase: MTIASKLALRSGLLALSLGAVVLVTRVGLTQNSPQPEPGSDRIEREAVRTQTYMAVSANPIASAVGRDILRRGGNAIDAAIAVKLVLGLVEPQSSGLGGGAFLVYYDRQTKQVHTYDGRETAPAAAKPDRFLGSDGKPLQFYEAVVGGKSVGVPGTVRMLELAHQKHGKLPWAQLFKPAIRLAEQGFPLSPRLHTLLSKEPFLPRFEPARSYFYQPDGQPKPVGTQLINQPYAEVLGQIAKRGADAFYKGEIADDIVARVRNATVPGDLTTAELAGYQAKERKPVCGVYRVYQICSMGSPSSGGLTVLQILGILERFNLARVKPNSVEAIHLFSEAGRLAYADRGLYMADADFVPVPTEELIDPEYLQRRAQLINPKRAMSEAKPGQLSSQKVHNWGQDDSREYPSTSHLSIVDRFGNAVAMTSSIEDAFGSRLMVRGFLLNNELTDFAFSPTVDGKPVANRVEPGKRPRSSMAPTMVLDRNGKLVMVVGSAGGSRIINYVAKALVGVLDWKLNSQQAISLANFGNRNGPTELEKGTPIEQLQPALEAMGHTVQIVEQTSGSHAIVLTNQGLIGGADPRREGVALGD, from the coding sequence TTGACTATTGCATCTAAACTTGCCTTACGTTCTGGCCTGCTAGCCCTCAGCCTCGGTGCTGTCGTCCTGGTAACAAGGGTGGGACTGACCCAAAATAGTCCTCAACCAGAGCCTGGGAGCGATCGCATCGAGCGCGAAGCCGTCCGTACACAGACGTATATGGCGGTGTCAGCTAACCCGATAGCCTCAGCCGTGGGTCGTGACATACTCCGTCGTGGGGGTAATGCCATTGATGCCGCGATCGCAGTCAAATTAGTACTGGGATTAGTGGAGCCACAGTCCTCCGGACTGGGGGGCGGTGCGTTCCTCGTTTACTACGACCGTCAAACAAAACAAGTTCATACCTATGATGGTCGAGAAACAGCTCCTGCGGCGGCTAAACCTGATCGCTTTTTAGGGTCGGACGGCAAACCGCTACAATTCTACGAGGCCGTCGTTGGGGGTAAATCAGTAGGGGTGCCAGGGACCGTTAGGATGCTAGAACTGGCACACCAGAAACATGGCAAGTTACCCTGGGCGCAACTGTTTAAACCCGCTATCCGACTCGCGGAACAAGGCTTTCCCCTCTCGCCACGCTTGCACACTCTGCTGAGCAAAGAACCGTTTCTACCCCGCTTCGAGCCAGCGAGAAGTTACTTCTACCAACCTGATGGTCAACCCAAGCCCGTCGGCACCCAACTGATCAATCAGCCCTATGCCGAAGTATTGGGTCAGATTGCCAAACGGGGTGCGGACGCCTTTTACAAGGGCGAGATTGCTGATGATATTGTGGCTAGGGTGAGAAATGCAACTGTACCGGGAGACTTAACAACCGCTGAACTGGCAGGATATCAGGCAAAAGAACGGAAGCCGGTCTGTGGAGTTTACCGAGTTTATCAGATTTGCAGCATGGGTTCTCCGAGTTCAGGGGGTCTAACGGTGCTGCAAATTCTGGGAATACTCGAACGGTTTAATCTGGCTAGGGTGAAGCCGAACTCTGTTGAAGCCATCCACCTCTTCTCAGAAGCTGGACGACTGGCTTATGCGGATCGGGGACTTTATATGGCTGATGCGGATTTCGTGCCAGTACCAACAGAAGAATTAATCGATCCAGAATACCTTCAGCGTCGCGCCCAACTGATTAATCCCAAGCGGGCGATGAGTGAAGCCAAACCCGGTCAGTTATCGTCACAGAAGGTGCACAATTGGGGGCAAGATGATTCGAGAGAGTATCCTTCCACCAGCCACCTCAGCATTGTCGATCGCTTCGGTAATGCGGTAGCCATGACAAGCAGCATTGAAGATGCCTTTGGTTCGAGGTTGATGGTGCGAGGCTTCTTACTCAACAACGAACTCACCGATTTTGCATTTTCCCCCACAGTAGACGGCAAGCCCGTGGCGAATCGTGTAGAACCGGGGAAGCGCCCTAGAAGTTCCATGGCTCCTACGATGGTATTGGACCGTAATGGCAAGCTAGTGATGGTGGTTGGTTCTGCTGGCGGCAGTCGCATTATCAACTATGTTGCCAAGGCACTGGTTGGGGTGCTGGACTGGAAACTCAATAGTCAGCAAGCCATATCACTCGCTAATTTTGGTAACCGGAATGGGCCAACGGAACTGGAAAAGGGTACGCCGATTGAGCAACTCCAGCCTGCGTTAGAAGCAATGGGGCATACGGTGCAAATTGTAGAACAAACCAGTGGTTCCCATGCGATCGTATTGACCAATCAAGGACTGATTGGTGGTGCCGATCCTCGTCGGGAGGGAGTCGCTTTAGGGGATTAA
- a CDS encoding PAS domain S-box protein, whose product MATKVVTFRLPDDLMEAITSQAQATGRPRTAVVVDALKQVFDVPSPKTVPTSNARLHQQQGVIGQEVASLKQQPVELRRGTTLYSNSGRQKEFESSLSSSQTLLDEVSSGQPHTPHSQERGMGVDVTQTREGVSPDLESPGSIPKEYEETLEQLSAKVEQRARMLEQVLSASVDHICMYDRLGRYTYANRAFLQSFQLERTELYGQTWQQVGLPAEAMKGFDPKLQITLATGQSIAEEISLPTVNGVRDYEYILSPIHSTDGSIEAVVYTARDITERKQAEELLRESEKNYRNLFEWAHDSIFITDSSTNILWDVNEHAARRLGYTRKQILALPPEKYSPPMEPKHREAVLRQLWQTGHVVFEHVHNCKNGRQMPIEVSSRVIEYGGQLAIQSFVRDITVRKQAEERLSLYREIVAQSKEAIAILDLQGRYVEQNPAHRSLLGYSDEELRGRIANFHLEEDGYTRLIQELIKKGSYRGEVTSHTNKGELLTLELNAVVLRNEAGKPVWYLILPRVKQASKSVDSAPVAPNT is encoded by the coding sequence ATGGCTACTAAGGTAGTGACCTTCAGGTTACCAGACGACCTAATGGAGGCGATTACCTCTCAAGCTCAGGCAACTGGCAGACCCAGAACAGCCGTAGTTGTTGATGCACTTAAACAAGTGTTTGACGTGCCCTCTCCCAAAACTGTGCCAACTTCAAATGCAAGACTTCACCAACAACAAGGGGTAATCGGTCAAGAAGTTGCCAGCTTGAAGCAGCAGCCAGTTGAGCTAAGACGAGGCACGACACTATACAGTAACTCAGGTCGCCAGAAGGAGTTTGAGTCGTCTTTATCGTCTAGTCAAACATTATTGGATGAAGTCTCTTCAGGTCAACCGCATACTCCGCACTCTCAGGAGCGTGGTATGGGAGTCGATGTGACACAGACTCGTGAGGGAGTTAGCCCCGATTTAGAATCTCCGGGCAGTATTCCAAAGGAATATGAAGAGACTCTGGAGCAATTGTCAGCGAAGGTTGAGCAGAGAGCGAGGATGCTAGAGCAGGTTCTCTCAGCTTCTGTCGATCATATCTGCATGTATGACCGATTGGGACGATATACTTACGCCAACCGCGCCTTTTTGCAATCCTTCCAACTGGAGCGGACAGAGCTTTATGGTCAAACTTGGCAACAGGTTGGTTTACCCGCCGAAGCGATGAAGGGTTTTGACCCCAAATTGCAAATTACCTTGGCTACGGGACAATCTATTGCTGAGGAAATTAGCCTGCCCACGGTTAATGGAGTTAGAGACTACGAGTACATTCTTAGCCCGATCCATAGCACGGACGGCAGCATTGAGGCCGTCGTGTATACCGCTAGAGATATTACAGAGCGCAAGCAGGCAGAAGAATTACTGCGAGAATCGGAAAAAAATTACCGCAACCTATTTGAGTGGGCGCATGATTCCATCTTCATCACCGACTCTTCTACCAATATCCTCTGGGATGTCAATGAACATGCCGCCCGTCGGTTAGGCTATACCCGCAAACAGATTCTGGCTTTACCACCGGAAAAATACAGTCCACCCATGGAACCGAAGCATCGGGAAGCTGTTTTGCGGCAGTTGTGGCAAACGGGTCATGTCGTGTTCGAGCATGTGCATAACTGCAAGAATGGCAGACAGATGCCCATTGAAGTCAGTAGTCGAGTGATTGAATATGGGGGTCAACTCGCGATTCAAAGCTTTGTCCGTGATATTACAGTACGCAAGCAAGCTGAGGAAAGGCTGAGTCTATATCGAGAGATTGTGGCTCAATCGAAGGAAGCGATCGCCATTCTCGATTTACAGGGTCGTTATGTTGAACAGAATCCAGCACATCGCTCACTTTTGGGATACTCGGATGAGGAACTTCGGGGTCGAATCGCTAACTTCCACCTAGAGGAAGATGGATACACTCGCCTGATTCAGGAACTCATCAAGAAAGGTAGCTATCGTGGCGAAGTGACTAGTCATACCAATAAGGGAGAGTTACTGACATTAGAACTCAATGCGGTGGTTCTGCGAAACGAGGCGGGTAAACCTGTTTGGTATTTGATACTTCCCCGCGTTAAGCAAGCCTCGAAGTCCGTGGACTCAGCTCCCGTGGCTCCAAATACCTAA